In the genome of Terribacillus sp. FSL K6-0262, one region contains:
- a CDS encoding glycosyltransferase family 2 protein — MAGRLLSVIVPSFNEAENVKVFYDELAKELQYSSYDYEVIYVDDGSSDTTLLELKELADMHYNVRYLSFTRNFGKEAAILAGFQHAQGDCAVVIDADLQHPVSLLHELLAGFEEGYDQVIARRNRKGESFPRKVISTMYYKIINRFIDVRIQNGVGDFRLLSRRAIDALLILSEGNRFSKGLFSWIGFEQKTVYYDNVCRQNGKSKWSFGKLLDYGIDGIVSFNTKPLRACLYAGFIVLFLSLAYILYTFVEVLVRGVVTPGYFTLITAILFLGGVQLVSLGVIGEYIGRIYNETKRRPHYLVKDTNIEARKHYEKNMEA, encoded by the coding sequence ATGGCTGGGAGATTACTATCCGTAATTGTGCCTTCGTTTAATGAAGCGGAAAATGTAAAGGTTTTTTATGATGAACTTGCCAAGGAATTACAATATTCATCCTATGATTATGAAGTGATCTATGTGGATGATGGCAGTTCTGACACCACGCTATTGGAACTGAAAGAGTTAGCGGATATGCATTATAATGTGCGGTATTTGTCATTCACAAGGAATTTTGGAAAAGAGGCGGCGATATTGGCCGGATTTCAGCATGCCCAAGGGGATTGTGCGGTCGTCATCGATGCTGATTTACAGCATCCTGTTTCCCTGCTGCATGAGTTGTTGGCCGGATTTGAAGAGGGGTATGATCAAGTGATCGCCCGGAGAAACAGAAAAGGGGAAAGCTTCCCGCGTAAAGTTATTTCGACGATGTACTATAAAATCATCAACCGATTCATTGATGTCCGGATCCAAAATGGAGTCGGTGATTTCCGTTTGCTTAGCCGCAGGGCTATCGACGCCTTATTGATCCTGAGTGAGGGCAATAGGTTTTCGAAAGGTTTATTTTCCTGGATCGGGTTCGAACAGAAAACAGTCTATTACGATAATGTCTGCCGCCAAAACGGTAAATCAAAATGGTCGTTTGGAAAATTGCTCGATTATGGCATAGATGGTATCGTATCCTTCAACACAAAACCATTGCGTGCCTGCTTGTATGCCGGCTTCATCGTGTTATTCCTATCACTGGCATACATCCTTTATACATTCGTGGAAGTGCTGGTCCGCGGAGTCGTCACACCGGGTTATTTCACTTTGATCACTGCCATCCTGTTCCTGGGCGGAGTGCAGTTGGTCAGCCTGGGTGTCATCGGGGAATATATCGGCCGGATCTACAATGAAACCAAACGGAGACCGCATTACTTAGTAAAAGATACAAATATCGAGGCTAGGAAACATTATGAAAAAAATATGGAAGCTTGA
- a CDS encoding GtrA family protein: MKKIWKLEFTRFIIVGVLNTICYYLVYLLFYQLADVHYLVSHWIGIIISMVFSFFLNSYFTYGVRPTWRKFFQFPLTQAVNITVSSVLVYIFIEGFGWNGTVAPIAAVFFTVPITFVITSKIMKSGREDVTNEA, translated from the coding sequence ATGAAAAAAATATGGAAGCTTGAATTCACTCGTTTTATCATTGTCGGTGTGCTGAACACAATCTGTTATTATCTGGTATACTTGCTCTTTTATCAGCTGGCGGATGTGCATTATCTTGTATCCCATTGGATCGGGATCATCATCAGCATGGTTTTTTCATTTTTCTTGAATAGTTACTTTACGTACGGTGTAAGACCGACCTGGCGGAAATTCTTCCAGTTTCCGCTGACGCAGGCTGTCAATATCACAGTGTCTTCCGTCCTCGTATACATTTTCATCGAGGGCTTCGGCTGGAATGGTACAGTGGCACCAATCGCAGCTGTTTTCTTCACTGTGCCGATCACGTTTGTCATCACCAGTAAAATCATGAAGAGTGGACGTGAGGATGTGACAAATGAAGCGTAG
- a CDS encoding FAD-linked oxidase C-terminal domain-containing protein yields the protein MDIVKELSKIVNPGRISTAAAVIGQHNHDASYHPAADPDAVVFPQNTEEVSAILSFANEYGIPVTPFGKGSSLEGHAIPYDGGISLDLGLMNDLKAIGDKDGYVVVGAGLTQFQLNDALKKHGLFFSVDPGAEATLGGMAGTNASGSYTVKYGTMRDNILDMEVVLPSGEIIHTGSKALKSSSGLHLTGIFTGSEGTLGIITELTLRVYPIPEATVAARAVFRDFEEAVTAVVRLRTAGLDLARIEFVDAPSVAHVNHFAKTAYIEQPTIFFELNGETEHLQHQLKRMEELLKPFEVVEFLAETDMGAQERLWDARHNLAYYYIQGAPTKQMLVTDVCLPISELAGAILHARRAVDESGLEAGIVGHVGDGNFHIIAMADFADASEVAAAKQLHEEIVDYALAHDGTCTGEHGVGVGKKRYQSKEHGAAYDLMRTIKQAIDPRAIMNPGKLID from the coding sequence ATGGACATTGTGAAAGAACTGAGTAAGATTGTGAATCCAGGGAGGATATCGACAGCGGCTGCAGTCATCGGTCAGCATAATCATGATGCATCCTATCACCCTGCGGCAGATCCCGATGCTGTTGTCTTCCCTCAAAACACGGAAGAGGTCAGCGCGATCCTTTCTTTTGCCAACGAATATGGGATTCCTGTCACTCCTTTTGGGAAAGGCTCCAGCTTGGAGGGACATGCAATTCCTTATGACGGAGGAATCTCCCTGGACCTTGGTTTGATGAATGATCTGAAGGCCATTGGAGATAAAGACGGTTACGTTGTCGTCGGAGCAGGGCTGACGCAGTTCCAATTGAATGATGCCCTGAAGAAGCATGGATTATTCTTCAGTGTCGATCCCGGGGCGGAAGCGACGCTTGGGGGAATGGCTGGAACGAATGCGAGCGGCTCGTATACAGTGAAATACGGCACAATGCGGGATAATATACTGGATATGGAGGTAGTATTGCCAAGCGGGGAAATCATCCATACAGGTTCAAAAGCGCTGAAATCTTCTTCAGGATTACATCTTACGGGGATATTTACCGGTTCGGAAGGCACCCTTGGCATCATTACGGAGCTTACACTCCGTGTGTATCCGATACCGGAGGCGACAGTGGCTGCACGTGCAGTCTTCCGTGATTTTGAAGAAGCAGTCACGGCTGTCGTAAGACTTCGTACCGCTGGGCTGGATTTGGCGCGGATTGAATTCGTGGATGCACCCTCTGTAGCGCACGTCAACCATTTCGCCAAGACAGCCTATATCGAACAGCCGACGATTTTCTTCGAATTGAACGGGGAAACTGAGCATCTCCAGCATCAGCTTAAACGGATGGAGGAGCTATTAAAGCCTTTTGAGGTAGTAGAATTCCTTGCCGAGACAGACATGGGTGCTCAGGAGAGATTATGGGATGCAAGACATAATCTTGCTTATTACTACATACAAGGAGCGCCGACTAAACAAATGCTTGTCACGGATGTATGCTTGCCTATATCCGAGCTTGCCGGGGCAATCCTCCATGCAAGACGGGCAGTGGATGAAAGCGGCTTGGAAGCTGGTATTGTAGGACATGTGGGTGACGGGAATTTCCATATCATCGCAATGGCGGATTTTGCGGATGCGAGTGAAGTGGCTGCAGCGAAACAGCTTCATGAAGAGATTGTGGACTATGCGCTGGCGCATGATGGAACCTGTACAGGCGAGCATGGGGTAGGAGTAGGCAAGAAGCGATATCAATCAAAGGAACATGGGGCAGCGTACGATTTGATGCGCACGATAAAGCAGGCGATCGATCCGCGTGCAATCATGAATCCCGGCAAGTTAATCGATTAA
- a CDS encoding nucleoside deaminase, with translation MDHHHYIDYACKLAVENVNSGKGGPFGAIIVRDGEIIGQGTNLVTSLHDPTAHAEIQAIRDATSNLGHFELKDCIIYSSCEPCPMCLGAIYWARPKALYFAYTKKDAAAIGFDDDFIYQEIGKPYEKRKIHTVQLRDKETSDPMKAWMEKEDRAEY, from the coding sequence GTGGATCATCATCATTACATAGATTATGCTTGTAAGCTTGCTGTTGAGAACGTAAATAGCGGTAAAGGAGGACCATTTGGTGCTATCATCGTCCGGGATGGGGAAATCATCGGACAAGGAACGAACTTGGTCACGAGTCTTCATGATCCGACCGCCCATGCCGAAATACAGGCCATACGCGATGCAACGAGCAATCTTGGGCATTTCGAATTGAAGGATTGCATCATTTATTCCAGCTGTGAACCATGCCCAATGTGTTTGGGAGCAATTTATTGGGCTCGCCCAAAGGCGTTGTATTTCGCTTATACGAAAAAGGATGCTGCTGCAATCGGTTTTGATGATGATTTCATTTATCAGGAAATCGGGAAACCATATGAGAAGCGGAAGATTCATACGGTGCAGCTCCGTGACAAGGAAACATCAGATCCGATGAAGGCCTGGATGGAGAAGGAAGATAGAGCAGAATATTAA
- a CDS encoding AEC family transporter, producing MSFGEIFIILIPIFFVILLGFIAGNRGIFNKETSKGINTLVTKIALPAHLFVGITTTSRETIFDKASFLGALIIGVIGFFIVVLLVTKWTTKYDFVQSTMLSLNSTQPTFAFMGIPVLGSLFGAEAIAIPIALMGIIVNALLDPLSTILGTVGERNRGTGSDEKQESLFKVTMKSILHGLSEPLACVPIIGLLLVLIFNFHLPELGEKSLDQIGDVVSGVALFAVGVTIGINRIKLSFSAFSIAILKAVVQPLAMIVIALALGLKHDDLVMAVLLVSFPGSAVASMIAIRFKSLETEVASAFVISAIMSIITLPFLITAIM from the coding sequence ATGAGTTTTGGTGAAATTTTCATCATTCTAATACCGATCTTCTTCGTAATCCTTCTTGGATTCATCGCAGGGAATCGGGGCATATTCAACAAAGAAACATCCAAAGGGATCAACACACTTGTAACAAAAATCGCATTGCCAGCACACTTATTCGTCGGGATCACAACTACTTCCCGTGAAACGATTTTCGATAAAGCTTCTTTCCTTGGAGCATTGATCATCGGTGTTATCGGATTCTTCATCGTTGTACTTCTTGTCACTAAATGGACTACTAAATACGATTTCGTACAATCAACGATGCTTTCCTTGAACTCGACTCAGCCAACGTTCGCCTTCATGGGTATCCCGGTTTTGGGAAGTCTGTTTGGCGCCGAAGCAATCGCTATTCCAATTGCTTTGATGGGTATCATCGTTAACGCATTACTTGATCCACTGTCCACCATCCTTGGTACAGTAGGTGAACGTAACCGCGGTACAGGATCAGATGAAAAACAAGAAAGCTTGTTCAAAGTAACAATGAAATCCATCCTGCATGGTCTCAGCGAGCCGCTTGCTTGTGTACCTATCATCGGTTTGCTTCTTGTGCTTATCTTTAACTTCCATCTGCCTGAATTAGGCGAAAAATCACTAGATCAAATCGGTGATGTCGTATCCGGTGTTGCATTGTTTGCAGTCGGTGTCACAATCGGTATCAATAGAATCAAACTAAGCTTCTCTGCATTCTCGATCGCAATCCTGAAAGCAGTCGTTCAGCCGCTTGCTATGATTGTCATCGCGCTTGCACTTGGTTTGAAACATGATGATCTTGTAATGGCAGTATTGCTTGTATCCTTCCCAGGTTCCGCGGTTGCATCCATGATCGCAATTCGCTTCAAAAGCTTGGAAACAGAGGTTGCTTCCGCTTTCGTAATCAGTGCCATTATGTCCATCATCACCTTGCCGTTCCTGATCACGGCGATAATGTAA
- a CDS encoding NAD(P)/FAD-dependent oxidoreductase, whose protein sequence is MRNDFIYDVIIIGGGTTGLYTSFYTKLRRMTTLLIEASSDFGGKVAQFYPEKQIYDVGAYPVATGEEMVGKLLEQSRSAEPEVVSGEFVEQVRKQQNDIFEVGTTAGKLYMARTIILACGMGTYQMKPLRLAEAPLYEGKNLHYYLKSAERFRDMRVTVYAMNRTGIDWAMALEKTAKEVTLLNQQDYFLYTPPHVIEALEETSIQVKYNHKVTKLIGNSGGLHTLLVDQEGLQMMHETDALLYYENVNLTQTPFASWGIETDKNKVIVDRAMATNVPGIYAAGDAVQYPNKNMLIATGFAEAITAVNSAKLYLDPSASAQVYSTIEYHKNRG, encoded by the coding sequence TTGCGAAATGATTTTATATACGATGTGATCATCATAGGAGGAGGCACAACCGGTCTCTATACATCCTTTTATACAAAGCTGCGGAGGATGACGACATTATTGATCGAAGCTTCATCGGATTTTGGCGGGAAAGTGGCGCAGTTTTATCCGGAAAAGCAAATTTATGATGTAGGTGCATACCCGGTCGCGACGGGAGAGGAGATGGTCGGCAAATTGCTTGAGCAAAGCAGATCGGCAGAGCCTGAAGTCGTGAGTGGAGAATTTGTCGAACAGGTGAGAAAACAGCAAAACGATATTTTTGAAGTGGGAACGACTGCCGGCAAGCTGTATATGGCTCGGACAATCATCCTTGCCTGCGGAATGGGAACTTATCAGATGAAACCGCTGCGGCTTGCGGAGGCGCCGCTTTATGAAGGAAAGAATCTTCATTATTATTTGAAGTCGGCTGAGCGATTCCGTGATATGCGCGTCACTGTCTATGCAATGAATAGGACCGGCATTGACTGGGCGATGGCACTAGAGAAGACAGCGAAGGAAGTAACATTACTTAATCAGCAGGATTATTTCCTATATACTCCTCCTCATGTGATCGAAGCGTTGGAGGAAACCTCGATACAGGTCAAGTACAATCATAAAGTGACCAAGCTGATTGGGAACAGCGGAGGATTGCATACATTGCTGGTGGATCAGGAAGGTTTACAGATGATGCATGAAACGGACGCCCTGCTTTATTATGAAAATGTCAATCTGACGCAAACACCGTTTGCCAGCTGGGGAATCGAGACGGACAAGAATAAAGTCATCGTTGATCGAGCGATGGCGACCAATGTGCCAGGTATCTATGCAGCCGGGGACGCTGTTCAGTATCCCAATAAGAATATGCTGATTGCGACAGGGTTCGCTGAGGCGATCACTGCAGTCAATAGTGCGAAGCTGTATCTGGATCCATCAGCTAGCGCGCAAGTATATAGTACAATCGAATACCACAAAAATAGAGGCTGA
- a CDS encoding HAD hydrolase family protein, producing MLHADAVKKSQQKRGWNHRQQSIEGKCTEKPAKKLDFSKGEIIAVGDSMNDRIVLETAGTKVVLGNAAEEVKQHCD from the coding sequence ATGCTGCATGCTGATGCTGTTAAAAAATCACAGCAAAAAAGGGGCTGGAATCATCGGCAGCAAAGCATCGAGGGAAAATGCACTGAAAAACCCGCAAAGAAATTAGACTTTAGTAAAGGCGAGATCATTGCCGTCGGCGACAGCATGAATGATCGGATCGTGCTTGAGACCGCAGGGACAAAGGTCGTTCTGGGCAATGCAGCTGAAGAAGTGAAACAGCATTGCGATTAG
- a CDS encoding helix-turn-helix domain-containing protein, producing MKSAELCPRFESGMELLSKRWTGLIIFRLLEGSQRFSELESSLPISGRLLSERLKELEAAGIATRTVYPDTPVRIEYELTEKGHALRPVITSIREWAEKWVTLDESAPTKH from the coding sequence ATGAAATCCGCAGAATTATGCCCACGCTTTGAATCAGGAATGGAGCTTCTCAGCAAACGTTGGACTGGGCTTATCATTTTCCGCCTCTTAGAAGGATCACAGCGATTCTCTGAATTGGAATCTTCCCTGCCGATCAGCGGCCGTTTGCTCTCTGAGCGTCTCAAAGAGCTGGAAGCAGCGGGTATCGCAACAAGAACAGTATATCCGGACACACCTGTCCGTATTGAATATGAACTGACAGAAAAAGGTCATGCATTGCGCCCTGTGATTACTTCTATAAGAGAATGGGCGGAAAAATGGGTTACATTGGATGAAAGCGCTCCAACAAAACACTAA
- a CDS encoding YfhO family protein: MKRRWKVVLLVSAALTFAILVHMHFIREYLDGRIMLGPNDGMAQMLPFKQHLYEQYTQGNLFYSFSFGLGGGIYSQLAYYFSTSIVYLLTMLVIKVLDIANVIGNPDVITWAKAILPVSIIRLTTALLLAVAVFRYIRIPFLPAFAGACFYAGSAIYFRHVVYWEFFSNAFLWLPLLVLGVEKIIRERKPYWFIAAVAISVFDNFYFSYINFIFIGIYVIARWVIKLSEDELPIRSQLLYFIPALLLGFGIGSISFIPSVYAFLNNYRPAFDDPIPFYGNEDNILFTSRTLLVPALFVILVCVAGFYRNKLFRLFALLSILFIFFQGSPRIASIFNGFSAPQYRFEYLSMFVIAGTIAVGLTLLPKVRKAHLLLAIGLAVLLYGLHLRHDVTLDWEDDWARYVWRGVALVMAAFLIYTFKRKAWMLGLCLIVVFATYIPLINAHQEKQLSGAGNVEDSTLQFLKSDKYASSEQQELIQDVLESDGTFTRLEWKTDNRNNTNLVQSFPGVSIYSSILNKELLFFYYYDLNIDMKRESVSRYSGFGNRANLYGLLNGKYIMYDKQEPIDAPYGFEPYMASSNYVVYRNDNMLPFAKVSDDVFQEKDLESHTPLEREHAMLDGIVLADGESSEDADSLPDLMDQVTVEAAGGTYQDGQLQVDEEEGGLDLRLDEGLPQTGDYYISFYLKNNDPSAPLYDLAVNEFKTDRKSQQSIYRTKVDDLTIRVKAADTIRIRLPKGNYTIKDFQLQHEDYQKLEETAAEAEEIPFLIHNNQVIVDYDNQQNGEDYLKIPVPYEKGWQVSVNGEKQELLKADYAFLGVKLQDGENHIVFTYRPPFWNILIVLCLGSLLLSLGWGWLLRKRHMAGEKGEKEA, translated from the coding sequence ATGAAGCGTAGGTGGAAAGTGGTGCTGCTTGTTTCAGCAGCGCTCACATTTGCTATTTTGGTACATATGCATTTCATCAGGGAATACTTGGATGGCCGCATCATGCTCGGACCGAATGATGGAATGGCGCAGATGCTGCCGTTCAAGCAGCACTTGTATGAGCAATATACACAGGGGAACCTTTTCTATTCGTTCTCTTTCGGACTCGGAGGGGGCATATACAGTCAGCTGGCTTATTATTTTTCTACAAGCATCGTGTATCTGCTGACAATGCTTGTGATAAAGGTTCTCGATATTGCCAATGTCATCGGAAATCCGGATGTCATTACCTGGGCGAAAGCCATCCTGCCTGTCAGCATCATCCGTCTTACAACAGCGCTTTTGCTTGCAGTTGCAGTCTTCCGGTATATTCGCATACCGTTTCTGCCGGCATTTGCCGGGGCGTGTTTTTATGCGGGCAGCGCCATCTATTTCCGGCATGTCGTATATTGGGAGTTTTTCTCCAATGCCTTTTTGTGGCTGCCGCTGCTTGTGCTGGGGGTGGAAAAAATCATCAGGGAACGGAAACCTTATTGGTTCATTGCTGCTGTGGCGATATCCGTTTTCGATAATTTCTACTTTTCATACATAAACTTCATTTTTATCGGAATCTATGTCATAGCTCGCTGGGTTATCAAGCTATCAGAGGATGAGCTGCCAATCAGGTCTCAGCTGCTCTATTTCATTCCTGCTTTACTGCTTGGTTTCGGAATCGGTTCGATTTCATTCATACCGTCTGTCTATGCATTTTTGAATAATTACCGGCCGGCTTTTGACGACCCGATTCCGTTTTATGGGAATGAGGATAATATCCTGTTCACGAGCAGGACGCTGCTTGTGCCTGCTTTATTTGTCATCCTTGTATGTGTGGCAGGATTCTATAGGAACAAGCTATTCCGATTGTTTGCGCTGCTGAGCATCTTGTTCATTTTCTTCCAGGGAAGCCCCCGTATCGCGAGCATTTTCAATGGCTTCTCCGCTCCGCAATATCGTTTCGAATATTTGTCCATGTTTGTCATTGCCGGAACCATTGCTGTCGGTCTGACACTTTTGCCTAAGGTGAGGAAAGCGCATCTGCTATTGGCGATTGGACTTGCGGTGCTATTGTACGGCCTCCATCTGCGCCATGATGTGACGCTGGATTGGGAGGACGACTGGGCGAGGTACGTCTGGAGGGGTGTTGCGCTGGTAATGGCTGCTTTCCTTATTTATACGTTCAAAAGGAAAGCATGGATGCTGGGACTTTGTCTTATTGTTGTCTTTGCGACTTACATTCCCCTTATCAATGCCCATCAGGAAAAGCAGCTGTCCGGTGCTGGCAATGTGGAGGATTCCACGCTCCAATTCCTGAAAAGTGACAAGTATGCCAGCAGCGAACAGCAGGAATTGATTCAGGATGTACTCGAATCGGATGGGACCTTTACCAGACTCGAATGGAAGACGGATAATCGGAATAATACGAATTTGGTTCAAAGTTTTCCGGGTGTCAGTATCTATTCGAGCATTTTGAATAAGGAACTGCTGTTTTTCTATTATTATGACCTGAATATTGATATGAAACGAGAAAGCGTGAGCCGCTATTCAGGCTTTGGAAACAGAGCGAATCTGTACGGTTTGCTGAATGGGAAATACATCATGTACGATAAACAGGAACCGATTGATGCGCCTTACGGATTTGAGCCGTACATGGCCAGCAGCAATTATGTCGTTTATCGGAATGACAATATGCTACCATTTGCGAAGGTTTCTGATGATGTGTTCCAGGAGAAGGATCTGGAAAGTCATACACCGCTGGAGCGGGAGCATGCAATGCTTGATGGGATCGTCCTCGCTGATGGTGAATCGAGTGAAGATGCAGATTCACTTCCGGATCTGATGGATCAGGTGACGGTGGAGGCTGCAGGAGGCACTTACCAGGATGGACAGCTCCAGGTGGATGAAGAGGAAGGCGGTCTCGATCTGCGGCTCGATGAAGGATTGCCACAGACAGGGGATTATTACATCAGCTTCTACCTGAAGAATAATGATCCGAGTGCGCCATTATATGATTTGGCAGTCAATGAGTTCAAAACAGACCGGAAATCCCAGCAATCGATTTACCGTACGAAAGTCGATGACTTGACCATTCGGGTCAAGGCAGCTGATACGATTCGGATAAGACTGCCGAAGGGGAATTATACCATCAAAGACTTTCAGCTGCAGCATGAAGACTACCAAAAACTTGAAGAGACTGCAGCGGAAGCTGAGGAGATACCATTTTTGATCCATAATAACCAGGTGATAGTAGACTACGATAATCAGCAGAATGGTGAGGACTATTTGAAAATACCTGTGCCATACGAAAAGGGCTGGCAAGTATCGGTGAATGGCGAGAAGCAGGAACTCCTGAAGGCTGATTATGCGTTTCTGGGAGTGAAGCTCCAGGATGGGGAAAACCATATAGTCTTCACATACAGACCGCCGTTTTGGAATATACTGATTGTTCTCTGTCTGGGAAGCCTCCTTCTTTCACTGGGATGGGGATGGCTTCTGCGAAAACGTCATATGGCGGGTGAGAAGGGTGAAAAAGAAGCGTAA
- a CDS encoding NAD-dependent malic enzyme has translation MNTYRNNEDGSISTSLRGKNLISNPFLNKGVAFTKEERAELGLEGVLPATVLTLDEQVKRAYEQFNAQPNNLLKNNTLNQLYNRNVVLYYRLLTDHLSEMLPVVYTPTVGQAIQEYSHEYTRPGGVYLDINNPDGIEQAYENNLLNSDEIDLIVVTDSESILGIGDWGVGGLNISIGKLAVYTAAAGIDPNRVLPVVIDAGTDNEKLLNDPLYVGNRHKRVRGEQYDQFIDAFISKTVAKFPNVLLHWEDFGNRNARNIIDKYGDKILTFNDDIQGTGAITLAAVMSACKVAGTPISEQRVVVFGPGSAGIGNADQIAAAMVLDGISKEDALKNFWAIDQRGLLTDDMDGIADFQKPYLRSADEVKDWNREDGIIGLAEVIRQVKPTILIGTSGQAGAFSAEIIKEMAKHVERPVIMPMSNPTPLAEAIPKDLLEWTDGKALIATGSPFDPVEYKGTTYHIGQANNAFAFPGLGLGSIAVKASRITDSMFAAAANAIADMVESNVQGGSLLPAIDELQPVSTAVAEAVAKAAIEDGVSDAKPEEIKDLIAKSVWKPEYKTIRG, from the coding sequence ATGAACACATATCGCAATAATGAAGATGGATCCATTTCCACTTCTCTAAGAGGTAAGAACTTAATTTCAAATCCTTTTCTAAATAAAGGTGTCGCTTTTACAAAAGAAGAACGGGCAGAGCTTGGTCTTGAAGGCGTATTGCCAGCGACCGTATTGACATTGGATGAGCAAGTGAAGCGTGCTTACGAACAGTTCAATGCACAGCCTAACAACTTGCTGAAAAACAATACATTGAACCAGCTTTACAATCGTAACGTGGTTCTTTACTATCGTCTTTTGACTGATCATCTAAGCGAAATGCTTCCTGTCGTTTATACTCCGACTGTAGGACAAGCCATCCAGGAATACAGCCATGAGTACACACGCCCAGGCGGTGTTTATCTTGATATCAACAATCCGGACGGCATCGAGCAAGCATACGAAAATAATTTGCTTAATTCAGATGAAATCGACTTGATCGTAGTCACTGACTCCGAAAGCATCCTTGGAATCGGCGACTGGGGTGTCGGCGGCCTGAATATCTCCATCGGTAAATTGGCTGTATACACAGCAGCTGCTGGCATCGACCCTAACCGTGTACTTCCAGTCGTAATCGATGCTGGTACAGATAATGAAAAATTGCTTAACGATCCGCTTTATGTCGGTAACCGCCATAAACGTGTACGCGGCGAGCAATATGATCAATTCATCGATGCTTTCATCAGCAAAACAGTAGCGAAATTCCCTAACGTACTTCTACACTGGGAAGACTTCGGCAACCGTAACGCTCGCAACATCATTGATAAGTATGGCGACAAGATCCTTACTTTCAACGATGATATCCAAGGAACTGGCGCCATTACACTTGCAGCTGTGATGAGTGCTTGCAAAGTAGCTGGCACACCAATCAGCGAGCAGCGCGTCGTTGTATTTGGTCCTGGTTCTGCAGGTATCGGTAACGCAGACCAAATCGCTGCTGCCATGGTACTTGATGGCATCTCCAAAGAAGACGCATTGAAAAACTTCTGGGCTATCGACCAACGCGGTCTTTTGACTGATGACATGGATGGCATTGCTGATTTCCAGAAACCATACCTTCGTTCTGCTGATGAAGTAAAAGACTGGAATAGAGAAGATGGCATCATCGGACTAGCTGAAGTCATCCGCCAAGTGAAACCGACTATTTTGATTGGTACTTCCGGTCAAGCTGGTGCATTCAGTGCCGAAATCATCAAAGAAATGGCAAAACACGTAGAGCGTCCAGTCATCATGCCTATGTCCAATCCGACTCCGCTTGCTGAAGCAATTCCGAAAGACTTGCTTGAGTGGACTGACGGTAAAGCATTGATCGCAACAGGAAGCCCGTTCGACCCTGTTGAATACAAAGGTACGACTTACCACATCGGTCAAGCGAACAACGCCTTTGCTTTCCCTGGTCTTGGACTTGGCTCCATTGCTGTAAAAGCAAGCCGCATCACTGATTCCATGTTTGCCGCTGCAGCCAATGCAATCGCGGACATGGTTGAAAGCAATGTACAAGGCGGTTCCTTGCTTCCAGCAATCGACGAACTTCAACCTGTTTCAACCGCTGTTGCAGAAGCAGTTGCCAAAGCTGCAATCGAAGACGGCGTATCTGATGCAAAACCTGAAGAAATCAAAGACCTTATTGCTAAATCTGTATGGAAACCAGAATACAAAACCATCAGAGGCTAA
- a CDS encoding lysozyme family protein produces MKKKRNRKKQSLLYAFGTVLLFGLGLFFFLFFLSVVVDNSGREQKEGRMLSEDVLAYRDTIEQELAGAGQESLAPLVLSIMMQESGGRGDDPMQASESKCGEPGCIQDPEESIAYGIDHFLDMLKKANGEQDVAIQAYNFGPGFIGFVNENGGVFSEELAIQFSQEQYAKLDNPEDYRCIRPESEELDACYGDIHYVKAVYSYLPAAEAAYK; encoded by the coding sequence GTGAAAAAGAAGCGTAACAGGAAAAAGCAATCACTTTTATATGCTTTCGGTACAGTGCTTTTATTCGGTTTGGGCTTATTCTTTTTTCTGTTTTTCCTGTCTGTCGTGGTGGACAACAGCGGCAGGGAGCAGAAAGAGGGGAGGATGCTTTCCGAGGATGTATTAGCTTATCGGGATACAATCGAGCAGGAATTAGCCGGAGCAGGTCAGGAATCGCTGGCGCCGCTTGTGCTCTCCATCATGATGCAGGAGTCGGGCGGCAGGGGAGACGACCCGATGCAAGCTTCTGAAAGCAAGTGTGGAGAGCCGGGCTGTATACAGGATCCAGAAGAGTCCATCGCCTATGGTATCGACCACTTCCTTGATATGCTGAAGAAAGCAAATGGAGAACAGGATGTTGCGATCCAGGCTTATAATTTCGGTCCGGGATTCATTGGTTTTGTCAATGAGAATGGCGGGGTATTCAGTGAAGAGCTGGCAATTCAATTTTCTCAAGAACAATATGCAAAGCTCGACAATCCGGAAGATTATCGCTGTATACGTCCGGAATCGGAGGAATTGGATGCATGTTACGGAGATATTCATTATGTAAAAGCCGTCTATAGTTACTTGCCGGCAGCAGAGGCTGCTTATAAATAA